The following are encoded together in the Streptomyces sp. NBC_00358 genome:
- a CDS encoding SDR family oxidoreductase, translating to MTPPYGLQGRAAIVTGASRGIGLAVAEALAGAGARVCVTARDPDAVRHAAERVGGIGLAGSVADAAHLTELTGLALRTFGRVDIVVNNAATNQPYGPLMDAEPGRWRDAFTVNVEAPLRLVQCAWRAWMGEHGGSVVNVCTEGAGHVGPHVGAYGTSKAALLHLTRQLAGELAPKVRVNSVSPGLVRTEMARFVWEHSEDELGAGLPLGRIGRPEDVARAVTWLASDAAEWITGADLLVDGGTRVRAAYPGAPVHAVQERLRARAPDG from the coding sequence GGCCTCGCGCGGGATCGGTCTCGCCGTCGCCGAGGCGCTCGCCGGAGCGGGCGCGCGGGTGTGTGTGACCGCGCGCGATCCGGACGCGGTGCGGCACGCCGCCGAACGGGTCGGCGGTATCGGGCTCGCGGGTTCCGTCGCCGACGCGGCGCATCTGACGGAGCTGACCGGGCTGGCGCTCCGCACGTTCGGGCGCGTCGACATCGTGGTCAACAACGCGGCGACCAACCAGCCCTACGGCCCGCTCATGGACGCCGAACCGGGGCGCTGGCGCGACGCGTTCACCGTCAACGTCGAGGCGCCGCTGCGGCTGGTGCAGTGCGCCTGGCGGGCCTGGATGGGCGAGCACGGCGGGTCCGTGGTGAACGTCTGCACGGAGGGCGCCGGGCACGTCGGGCCGCACGTCGGCGCGTACGGCACCAGCAAGGCCGCCCTGCTCCATCTGACCCGGCAACTGGCCGGGGAGCTGGCCCCGAAGGTCCGGGTCAACTCGGTCTCCCCCGGCCTGGTCCGCACCGAGATGGCCCGTTTCGTCTGGGAGCACTCCGAGGACGAGCTGGGCGCCGGGCTCCCGCTCGGCCGGATCGGGCGGCCCGAGGACGTCGCCCGCGCCGTGACCTGGCTGGCGTCGGACGCGGCCGAGTGGATCACCGGCGCCGACCTGCTGGTCGACGGGGGCACGCGGGTCCGGGCCGCGTACCCGGGCGCCCCCGTCCACGCGGTCCAGGAGCGCCTGCGGGCACGCGCACCCGACGGATGA
- a CDS encoding SDR family NAD(P)-dependent oxidoreductase translates to MTVTEDGRATPAVDTTEAAAVAFGPGIDAERLAVCLSVLDELEKIDVDHPDAIAVRRATAGVYRTVKQRRRQERRASKTAHDKQVTESTATGSAQRIDDETEGLLPSSVTEEGRIAGILQRPRSCYTCKTRYVEVDYFYHQLCQDCAALNRSRRDAHADLTGKRALLTGGRAKIGMYIALRLLRDGAHTTVTTRFPKDAIRRFKAMDDSADWMHRLKVVGIDLRDPAQAVALADRVAEQGPLDILINNATQTVRRLPSAYAALVEGESAPLPAGELPASHVIGAFNSGAVDGLTALPVGVSGLDAQKVADLALVAGNASVVRHRDGTAIDAGGLVPDVVDSNTWVQTIEQISPVELLETQLCNYTAPFILISALRPQMAEAARTASSQRSYIVNVSAMEGVFGRGYKGAGHPNTNAAKAAMNMVTRTSAQEMFQTDGILMTSVDTGWITDERPHYDKLRLADEGFHAPLDLVDGAARVYDPIVRGEQGEDLYGVFMKDYAPGKW, encoded by the coding sequence ATGACGGTGACAGAGGACGGCCGGGCGACCCCCGCCGTGGACACGACAGAAGCGGCGGCCGTCGCGTTCGGTCCCGGTATCGACGCCGAGCGACTGGCCGTCTGCCTCAGCGTGCTCGACGAACTCGAGAAGATCGACGTCGACCACCCCGACGCCATCGCCGTGCGCCGCGCCACCGCGGGCGTCTACCGGACCGTGAAGCAGCGCCGCCGCCAGGAGCGCCGCGCATCCAAGACGGCCCACGACAAGCAGGTCACCGAGTCCACCGCGACCGGCTCCGCCCAGCGCATCGACGACGAGACCGAGGGTCTCCTGCCGTCGTCCGTGACGGAGGAGGGCAGGATCGCCGGGATACTCCAGCGCCCGCGCTCCTGCTACACGTGCAAGACGCGGTACGTCGAGGTCGACTACTTCTACCACCAGCTCTGCCAGGACTGCGCCGCCCTGAACCGCTCCCGCCGCGACGCCCACGCCGACCTCACCGGCAAGCGGGCGCTGCTCACCGGCGGCCGCGCCAAGATCGGCATGTACATCGCGCTGCGCCTGCTGCGTGACGGTGCCCACACCACCGTCACCACCCGCTTCCCGAAGGACGCGATCCGCCGCTTCAAGGCCATGGACGACTCGGCGGACTGGATGCACCGCCTGAAGGTCGTCGGCATCGACCTGCGCGACCCCGCCCAGGCCGTGGCCCTGGCGGACCGCGTCGCCGAGCAGGGTCCGCTCGACATCCTGATCAACAACGCCACCCAGACCGTGCGCCGGCTGCCCTCCGCCTACGCCGCGCTCGTCGAGGGCGAGAGCGCCCCGCTGCCGGCCGGTGAACTCCCCGCGAGCCACGTCATCGGAGCCTTCAACTCCGGCGCGGTCGACGGACTGACCGCGCTGCCGGTCGGCGTCTCCGGGCTGGACGCGCAGAAGGTGGCCGACCTCGCGCTGGTCGCCGGGAACGCCAGTGTGGTCCGGCACCGTGACGGCACCGCCATCGACGCGGGCGGCCTGGTCCCGGACGTCGTCGACAGCAACACCTGGGTCCAGACCATCGAGCAGATCTCCCCCGTGGAACTGCTGGAGACCCAACTGTGCAACTACACCGCGCCGTTCATCCTGATCAGCGCCCTGCGCCCGCAGATGGCCGAGGCCGCGCGCACGGCGTCCTCCCAGCGCTCGTACATCGTCAACGTCTCCGCGATGGAGGGTGTCTTCGGCCGCGGCTACAAGGGCGCGGGCCACCCGAACACCAACGCCGCGAAGGCCGCCATGAACATGGTGACCCGCACCAGCGCCCAGGAGATGTTCCAGACCGACGGCATCCTGATGACCTCGGTCGACACCGGCTGGATCACCGACGAGCGCCCGCACTACGACAAGCTGCGCCTGGCCGACGAGGGCTTCCACGCCCCGCTCGACCTGGTCGACGGCGCGGCCCGCGTGTACGACCCGATCGTCCGCGGCGAGCAGGGCGAGGACCTGTACGGCGTCTTCATGAAGGACTACGCGCCCGGCAAGTGGTAG
- a CDS encoding wax ester/triacylglycerol synthase family O-acyltransferase, producing the protein MISDLLAPLDLAFWNIESDRHPMHLGALGVFAAHSPTAGAHAADLLAARAAAVPGLRMRIRDVWQPLEPLAFGSAAREPAPDFEPLDHVLLHAPAADFHAEAGRLMERPLERGRPPWEAHVLPGEDGVSFAVLFKFHHALADGLRALMLAAAIMDPMDLPEPRPRPAEPPRGLFPDVRRLPDLVRGTLSDMSRALDIGTSVARATLGVRSSPALTSTPSGTRRTAGVVIDLDDVHVVRKTVGGTVNDVLIAVVAGALRRWLDERGDGSEGVSPRALIPVSRRRPRTAHPQGNRLSGYLIRLPVDDPDPLGRLRAVRTAMDRNKDAGPNRGAGAVALLADHVPPLGHRLGGPVVGQAARLLFDILVTSVPLPSLGLKLGGCPLTEVYPFAPLARGQALAVAVSTYRGRVHYGLVADAEAVPDLDLLARSLTEEVRSLITACTS; encoded by the coding sequence TTGATCTCCGACCTCCTCGCACCACTCGACCTGGCCTTCTGGAACATCGAGTCCGACCGGCACCCGATGCACCTCGGAGCCCTCGGTGTCTTCGCGGCGCACTCGCCCACCGCCGGCGCCCACGCCGCGGACCTGCTCGCGGCCCGCGCCGCCGCCGTCCCCGGGCTGCGCATGCGGATCCGCGACGTCTGGCAGCCGCTGGAGCCCCTCGCCTTCGGCAGCGCCGCCCGCGAGCCCGCCCCCGACTTCGAACCGCTGGACCACGTCCTGCTGCACGCCCCGGCCGCCGACTTCCACGCCGAGGCCGGACGGCTGATGGAACGCCCGCTGGAGCGCGGCCGGCCGCCCTGGGAGGCGCACGTCCTGCCCGGTGAGGACGGCGTGTCCTTCGCGGTGCTCTTCAAGTTCCACCACGCGCTCGCCGACGGACTCAGGGCGCTGATGCTCGCCGCCGCCATCATGGACCCCATGGACCTGCCGGAGCCCCGCCCGCGCCCCGCGGAGCCGCCCCGAGGGCTCTTCCCGGACGTCCGCAGGCTGCCCGACCTGGTCCGCGGCACCCTCTCCGACATGAGCCGCGCCCTCGACATCGGCACCTCGGTGGCGCGCGCCACACTCGGCGTGCGGTCCTCGCCCGCCCTCACCTCCACGCCCAGCGGCACCCGGCGCACCGCCGGTGTGGTCATCGACCTCGACGACGTCCACGTGGTCCGCAAGACCGTCGGCGGCACCGTCAACGACGTCCTGATCGCCGTCGTGGCGGGCGCCCTGCGCCGCTGGCTCGACGAACGCGGTGACGGCAGCGAGGGCGTCTCCCCGCGCGCTCTGATCCCCGTCTCCCGGCGCCGCCCGCGCACCGCGCACCCACAGGGCAACCGGCTCTCCGGCTACCTGATACGGCTTCCCGTCGACGATCCGGACCCGCTCGGCCGGCTGCGTGCCGTACGGACGGCGATGGACCGGAACAAGGACGCCGGACCCAACCGGGGCGCCGGCGCCGTCGCGCTGCTCGCCGACCACGTTCCGCCGCTCGGCCACCGGCTCGGCGGCCCGGTCGTGGGCCAGGCCGCCCGGCTGCTGTTCGACATCCTCGTGACCAGCGTGCCGCTGCCCAGCCTCGGCCTGAAGCTCGGCGGCTGCCCGCTCACCGAGGTCTACCCCTTCGCCCCGCTGGCCCGCGGCCAGGCACTCGCGGTGGCCGTCTCGACCTACCGGGGACGCGTCCACTACGGGCTCGTGGCCGACGCGGAGGCCGTCCCGGACCTCGATCTGCTGGCCCGTTCCCTGACCGAGGAGGTGCGCTCACTGATCACCGCCTGCACGTCATGA
- a CDS encoding GH92 family glycosyl hydrolase yields the protein MRWTRRLRLCTAGLVTASALFALPTAHAAEPRDGQLTDLVNPFIGTENEGNTYPGAAVPFGMVQFSPDTGHNTGYDHSQNHIRGFSLVHLSGVGCGLGGDLPVLPTTGDVTGTDDARYEAEFGHDTEEAHPGFYRVGLKSGIEAELTATARTGVQRYTFPATDKANVLLNAGQSLHRTVATKVEILDNRTVRTAITGSGFCQATKPYTVYTITRFDRPFTTSGTWNGDTVTEGSQETAGTTGRTGAFVRFDTTKDRTVEATTALSYVDAGGAAVNLRSEGGRSFDAVRGAAHRAWEDRLDDVRAQGGADTLRRTFYSSLYRSFLAPNVGSDADGRYTGWDQRIHRAKGFTYYQNWSLWDTYRTQSQLLALLAPREARDMAISVIRIDEESGWLPKWGYGTVETNIMTGDPVTPFLTNAYQQGLLKGAGGYAERAYRALKKNADGVPPADSPAVGREANREYIANGYAPYVKGRPHAKSGDSDYDHGASATLEYALSDAMLGAMARDLGHGADAARYFARSQNYRTIHDGSTGFFRARDASGAFTGPADPAQSEGFHEGTSWQYQWLVPQDLPGMVGLIGGERAANDRLDAFFAYGQLLKDPAKTAREVWVNGPYAYYNADKYNPQNEPDLIAPYTYLSTGQPWKTTDVVHAALTLFTDAPTGMTGNDDLGTMSAWNVLSSIGIFPVQPGYDTWGLSTPVFERVDLTLDRRYYPRGALTVTAPGTSDADRYIQTARLDGSSYGRTYVTTGTLRSIRSLRFTVGPEPSTWGTEPSAAPPVLK from the coding sequence ATGAGATGGACCCGGCGCCTGCGCCTGTGCACGGCCGGGCTGGTGACAGCCTCCGCGCTGTTCGCCCTGCCCACCGCACACGCCGCCGAGCCGCGCGACGGCCAACTCACCGATCTGGTCAACCCGTTCATCGGAACGGAGAACGAGGGCAACACCTATCCAGGCGCCGCCGTGCCCTTCGGCATGGTGCAGTTCTCCCCGGACACCGGCCACAACACCGGCTACGACCACTCCCAGAACCACATCCGCGGCTTCTCCCTCGTCCATCTCTCGGGCGTGGGCTGCGGGCTCGGCGGCGACCTGCCCGTCTTGCCCACGACAGGTGACGTCACCGGGACGGATGACGCCCGGTACGAGGCCGAGTTCGGCCACGACACCGAGGAGGCGCACCCCGGCTTCTACAGGGTCGGCCTGAAGTCCGGGATCGAGGCCGAACTGACGGCCACCGCGCGCACCGGCGTGCAGCGATACACGTTCCCGGCCACCGACAAGGCCAACGTGCTGCTGAACGCGGGCCAGTCGCTGCACAGGACGGTGGCGACGAAGGTCGAGATCCTGGACAACAGGACGGTCCGCACGGCGATCACCGGCAGCGGCTTCTGCCAGGCCACCAAGCCGTACACGGTGTACACGATCACCCGCTTCGACCGGCCGTTCACCACCTCGGGCACCTGGAACGGCGACACCGTCACCGAGGGCTCCCAGGAGACCGCCGGCACCACCGGACGCACCGGCGCCTTCGTCCGCTTCGACACCACCAAGGACCGCACGGTCGAGGCGACCACCGCGCTCTCGTACGTGGATGCCGGCGGAGCGGCCGTCAACCTCCGCTCCGAGGGGGGCCGTTCCTTCGACGCGGTGCGCGGCGCCGCGCACCGCGCCTGGGAGGACCGGCTCGACGACGTCCGCGCGCAGGGCGGCGCCGACACCCTGCGCCGCACGTTCTACTCCTCGCTCTACCGTTCCTTCCTCGCGCCGAACGTCGGCAGTGACGCGGACGGCCGCTACACCGGCTGGGACCAGCGGATCCACCGCGCCAAGGGCTTCACGTACTACCAGAACTGGTCGCTGTGGGACACCTACCGCACCCAGTCGCAACTGCTGGCCCTGCTCGCGCCGCGCGAGGCGCGCGACATGGCGATCTCCGTCATCCGGATCGACGAGGAGAGCGGCTGGCTGCCCAAGTGGGGCTACGGCACGGTCGAGACGAACATCATGACCGGCGACCCGGTCACCCCGTTCCTCACCAACGCCTATCAGCAGGGTCTGCTCAAGGGGGCCGGCGGATACGCCGAGCGGGCCTACCGCGCGCTGAAGAAGAACGCCGACGGCGTGCCGCCCGCCGACTCGCCGGCGGTGGGCCGCGAGGCCAACAGGGAGTACATCGCCAACGGCTACGCCCCCTACGTCAAGGGCCGGCCGCACGCCAAGTCCGGTGACTCGGACTACGACCACGGCGCCTCCGCGACCCTGGAGTACGCCCTGTCGGACGCCATGCTCGGCGCGATGGCCCGGGATCTCGGCCATGGGGCGGACGCCGCGCGCTACTTCGCGCGGTCCCAGAACTACCGCACGATCCACGACGGTTCGACCGGCTTCTTCCGCGCCCGGGACGCCTCCGGGGCCTTCACCGGACCCGCGGACCCGGCCCAGAGCGAGGGTTTCCACGAGGGCACGTCCTGGCAGTACCAGTGGCTCGTACCCCAGGACCTGCCGGGCATGGTCGGCCTGATCGGCGGCGAGCGGGCGGCGAACGACCGGCTCGACGCGTTCTTCGCCTACGGGCAGTTGCTGAAGGACCCCGCGAAGACCGCCCGCGAGGTGTGGGTCAACGGCCCGTACGCCTACTACAACGCGGACAAGTACAACCCGCAGAACGAGCCCGACCTGATCGCCCCGTACACCTACCTGTCGACCGGACAGCCGTGGAAGACGACCGATGTCGTGCACGCGGCGCTGACCCTGTTCACGGACGCGCCGACCGGGATGACCGGCAACGACGACCTCGGCACGATGTCCGCCTGGAACGTCCTGTCGTCCATCGGGATCTTCCCGGTGCAGCCCGGCTACGACACCTGGGGCCTGTCCACGCCCGTCTTCGAGCGGGTCGACCTCACGCTGGACCGGCGCTACTACCCGCGCGGCGCCCTGACCGTGACGGCGCCGGGCACCTCGGACGCCGACCGGTACATCCAGACGGCCCGCCTGGACGGATCGTCGTACGGCCGTACGTATGTGACGACCGGCACGCTGAGGAGCATCCGCTCGCTCCGGTTCACGGTCGGCCCGGAGCCCTCCACGTGGGGAACGGAGCCGTCGGCGGCACCCCCGGTACTGAAGTGA
- the glgC gene encoding glucose-1-phosphate adenylyltransferase — MRRGGPSVLGIVLAGGEGKRLMPLTADRAKPAVTFGGTYRLVDFVLSNLVNADILRICVLTQYKSHSLDRHITTTWRMSSLLGNYVTPVPAQQRLGPRWYLGSADAILQSLNLIHDEQPEYVAVFGADHVYRMDPRQMLAQHIEGGAGVTVAGIRVPRAESSSFGVISPGSDGQSVRGFLEKPADPPGLADDPECVFASMGNYIFTTKALVEALQRDAEDEHSVHDMGGSILPALTERGEAQLYDFSDNHVPGETTRDQGYWRDVGTLDAYYDAHMDLIAERPAFNLFNRSWPVYTSSGQLSPARFNAGGIASESIISAGCLIRGQVTRSVLSPGVVVDPGAVVQGSILHDNVKIGRGAVVRGAVLDKNVEVPPGATIGVNPERDSDLYTVSKGGVIALGKGQLVP, encoded by the coding sequence ATGCGGCGCGGAGGACCTTCGGTGCTGGGAATCGTACTGGCGGGCGGTGAGGGAAAGCGGCTGATGCCGCTCACGGCGGACCGGGCGAAACCGGCGGTGACCTTCGGCGGCACGTACCGCCTCGTGGACTTCGTCCTCTCCAATCTCGTGAACGCCGACATCCTGCGCATCTGCGTGCTCACGCAGTACAAGTCGCACTCGCTGGACCGGCACATCACCACCACCTGGCGGATGTCGAGCCTGCTCGGCAACTACGTGACGCCCGTCCCGGCCCAGCAGCGGCTCGGCCCCCGCTGGTACCTGGGCAGCGCGGACGCGATCCTCCAGTCGCTGAACCTGATCCACGACGAACAGCCCGAGTACGTCGCGGTGTTCGGCGCCGACCACGTCTATCGGATGGACCCCCGGCAGATGCTCGCCCAGCACATCGAGGGCGGTGCGGGAGTGACGGTCGCCGGGATCAGGGTGCCGCGCGCCGAGTCGTCGTCCTTCGGGGTCATCAGCCCCGGATCCGACGGCCAGAGCGTGCGGGGCTTCCTGGAGAAGCCCGCCGACCCGCCCGGCCTCGCGGACGACCCCGAGTGCGTCTTCGCCTCGATGGGCAACTACATCTTCACCACCAAGGCCCTCGTCGAGGCGCTCCAGCGGGACGCCGAGGACGAGCACTCCGTGCACGACATGGGCGGTTCGATCCTGCCCGCGCTCACCGAGCGCGGCGAGGCCCAGCTCTACGACTTCAGCGACAACCACGTGCCCGGCGAGACCACCCGTGACCAGGGCTACTGGCGCGACGTGGGAACCCTCGACGCCTACTACGACGCCCACATGGACCTGATCGCGGAGCGTCCCGCCTTCAATCTCTTCAACCGGAGCTGGCCCGTCTACACGAGCTCCGGTCAGCTCTCGCCCGCGCGCTTCAACGCCGGGGGGATCGCGAGCGAGTCCATCATCAGCGCGGGGTGCCTGATCCGCGGGCAGGTGACGCGGTCGGTGCTGTCGCCGGGCGTGGTCGTCGATCCGGGCGCGGTGGTGCAGGGCTCGATCCTGCACGACAACGTGAAGATAGGGCGGGGTGCCGTGGTGCGCGGGGCGGTGCTCGACAAGAACGTCGAGGTACCGCCGGGCGCGACGATCGGCGTCAACCCGGAGCGCGACTCCGACCTCTACACGGTCTCCAAGGGCGGCGTGATCGCCCTGGGCAAGGGCCAGCTCGTGCCGTGA
- the glgA gene encoding glycogen synthase gives MRVGLLTREYPPDVYGGAGVHVEFLARELRALTELDVHCWGEGGTGGVVRHRPWPALDGANDALRTFSVDLSIAAALEGRELVHSHTWYANLAGHFGKLLHGIPHVMTAHSLEPLRPWKAEQLGGGYALSGWAERTAIESADAVIAVSGAMREDILGCYPVLDPARVRVVHNGIDTALYRPDPGTDVLERIGLDTGRPYILFVGRITRQKGVPHLLRAVRDIDPAAQVVLCAGAPDTPEIDREFRELYQELSAVRDGVHWIPQMLPRPDVIQLLTHAAVFVCPSVYEPLGIVNLEAMACGTAVVASRVGGIPEVVEHGETGLLVPLQDDFEAALATALDSVLADPAAARRMGEAGRLRAVREFGWDAVARKTVQLYEEVLKPG, from the coding sequence GTGCGCGTGGGACTGCTGACCCGGGAGTATCCGCCGGACGTGTACGGCGGTGCGGGCGTCCATGTCGAGTTCCTCGCGCGGGAGTTGCGCGCCCTCACGGAACTCGACGTGCACTGCTGGGGCGAGGGCGGCACGGGCGGGGTCGTCCGTCACCGGCCCTGGCCCGCACTCGACGGCGCCAACGACGCCCTGCGCACCTTCTCCGTGGACCTGTCCATCGCCGCCGCTCTCGAAGGCCGCGAACTGGTCCACTCCCACACCTGGTACGCCAACCTCGCGGGGCACTTCGGGAAGCTCCTGCACGGCATCCCGCATGTGATGACCGCCCACTCCCTCGAACCGCTGCGCCCCTGGAAGGCCGAGCAACTGGGCGGTGGCTACGCCCTGTCCGGTTGGGCCGAGCGCACCGCCATCGAGTCCGCGGACGCCGTGATCGCGGTATCCGGGGCCATGCGCGAGGACATCCTCGGCTGCTACCCGGTCCTGGACCCGGCCAGGGTGCGCGTCGTGCACAACGGCATCGACACCGCCCTCTACCGGCCCGACCCCGGCACCGACGTCCTGGAGCGGATCGGCCTGGACACCGGGCGCCCGTACATCCTGTTCGTCGGCCGCATCACCCGGCAGAAGGGTGTGCCCCATCTCCTGCGCGCGGTACGGGACATCGACCCGGCCGCGCAGGTGGTGCTGTGCGCGGGTGCCCCCGACACCCCCGAGATCGACCGGGAGTTCCGCGAGCTGTACCAGGAGCTGAGCGCGGTGCGCGACGGCGTGCACTGGATCCCGCAGATGCTGCCGCGCCCCGACGTGATCCAACTCCTCACGCACGCGGCCGTGTTCGTGTGCCCCTCGGTGTACGAGCCGCTCGGCATCGTCAATCTGGAGGCGATGGCCTGCGGGACGGCGGTGGTCGCCTCACGCGTCGGCGGCATCCCCGAGGTCGTCGAGCACGGCGAGACGGGCCTGCTGGTGCCGCTCCAGGACGACTTCGAGGCCGCTCTCGCGACGGCCCTGGACTCCGTGCTCGCCGACCCCGCAGCGGCCCGCCGGATGGGCGAGGCCGGACGGCTGCGCGCGGTACGGGAGTTCGGCTGGGACGCGGTCGCGCGAAAGACCGTCCAGTTGTACGAGGAAGTCCTCAAACCGGGGTAA
- a CDS encoding (2Fe-2S)-binding protein, whose translation MVLLVFVDLDPRLTVLDRLGGFFVLRTGVPPRGPLPTLASAWADPRSGTPAEVYADPTTFRVEKVARSIRAPESRTAVSVAQQGLAARFWSIALGAAALCGQVPDLDPELLRWDPDAAAPDDLWLSEVRVRPVTDLDAVVRAGLLVPLSAALRSRYRVSPGLLWGNAGSALAGTVRQLDRWALVHERPEVGERARELAGRLFAHPDLVGTLDPRTLRRRSCCLYYRVPGGGVCGDCCFDRPPRPAPGRT comes from the coding sequence TTGGTACTACTGGTCTTCGTGGACCTCGACCCCCGACTCACCGTGCTCGACAGGCTCGGCGGATTCTTCGTACTACGCACCGGCGTACCGCCGCGCGGCCCCCTGCCCACCCTCGCGAGCGCCTGGGCGGACCCGCGATCCGGGACCCCCGCGGAGGTTTACGCGGATCCGACAACTTTTCGCGTAGAGAAGGTCGCGCGGAGTATTCGGGCGCCGGAGTCGCGGACCGCGGTCTCGGTGGCCCAGCAGGGTCTGGCCGCCCGGTTCTGGTCCATCGCGCTCGGTGCCGCCGCGCTCTGCGGCCAGGTGCCCGACCTCGACCCTGAGCTGCTGCGCTGGGACCCGGACGCCGCCGCTCCGGACGACCTGTGGCTCTCCGAGGTCCGGGTCCGGCCCGTGACCGATCTCGACGCGGTCGTGCGCGCCGGTCTTCTCGTCCCGCTGAGCGCGGCCCTGCGCTCGCGGTACCGCGTCTCGCCGGGCCTGCTGTGGGGCAACGCGGGCTCCGCCCTGGCCGGGACCGTCCGTCAGCTCGACCGCTGGGCGCTCGTCCACGAACGCCCGGAGGTGGGGGAGCGGGCCAGGGAGCTGGCCGGCCGGCTCTTCGCGCACCCCGACCTCGTCGGCACCCTCGACCCGAGGACGCTCCGCCGCCGGAGCTGCTGCCTCTACTACCGGGTGCCCGGCGGCGGAGTCTGCGGCGACTGCTGCTTCGACCGCCCGCCGCGGCCCGCGCCCGGCCGGACCTGA
- a CDS encoding DMT family transporter has translation MSALALSVVLSFVSAVAYAGGAIIQEQVAVSSPGQTYAPLRKPGWWAAVALTALGGLLHVVALAFGPLSLVQPLGALTIVFALPMAALFVGRKAGAAAWRGAIMATVGLAGLLALVGASDAQSLSNAQRVALAVVAGGAVAALMVAGRAAHRHPAVRAVLLAVASGIAFSMSSVFTKTVAVDWSRHVSLADLSSLAAIGAFATAGMLLSQASYRGAGLEAPLATLTVVNPVVAAAVGITMFGETFRYGTTGTALALSCGVVAAGGLILLTTERIGSSDRAASALPERPDLPPADAQRPTDEPAAVAAEVTADELVAVADTADGPVAAADTADGPVPVVVTAEAAYGEAQLAGPVAPQPVVQVVQVVSDRRLPESPVPAVPVVPAAPVSAASAVPAVADLGAVTVGEAAVEELLAGVPKPSRGGDGFTPGSHPSGAGGVPVPAPLKAAVPAMEIVAAQAPAARDELPFLTAMLGVPYVPMPFVKHRRTRVKS, from the coding sequence GTGAGTGCCCTCGCTTTGTCCGTGGTGCTCTCGTTCGTCTCGGCCGTCGCGTATGCGGGCGGGGCGATCATTCAGGAGCAGGTCGCGGTGTCCTCTCCCGGCCAGACCTACGCACCGCTGCGCAAGCCGGGCTGGTGGGCCGCCGTGGCGCTGACCGCCCTGGGCGGGCTGCTGCACGTGGTCGCCCTCGCGTTCGGCCCGCTGAGTCTCGTCCAGCCGCTCGGCGCGCTGACCATCGTCTTCGCGCTTCCGATGGCGGCCCTCTTCGTCGGCCGCAAGGCCGGAGCGGCGGCCTGGCGCGGCGCGATCATGGCCACCGTCGGTCTGGCCGGTCTGCTGGCCCTGGTGGGCGCGTCCGACGCGCAGTCCCTGAGCAATGCCCAGCGCGTGGCGCTGGCCGTGGTGGCGGGCGGCGCGGTCGCGGCCCTCATGGTCGCCGGGCGCGCGGCGCACCGGCACCCGGCCGTGCGCGCCGTACTGCTGGCGGTCGCGTCGGGCATCGCGTTCAGCATGTCCTCCGTGTTCACCAAGACCGTCGCGGTGGACTGGTCACGGCACGTCTCGCTCGCCGACCTGTCGAGCCTCGCGGCCATAGGTGCCTTCGCCACGGCCGGCATGCTGCTCTCGCAGGCCTCCTACCGCGGCGCGGGCCTGGAGGCGCCGCTGGCCACGCTGACGGTCGTGAACCCCGTCGTGGCGGCCGCGGTCGGCATCACGATGTTCGGTGAGACCTTCCGCTACGGCACGACCGGCACCGCGCTCGCGCTGAGCTGCGGCGTCGTCGCGGCGGGCGGTCTGATCCTGCTGACGACCGAGCGGATCGGCAGCAGCGACCGAGCGGCGAGCGCGCTCCCGGAGCGCCCGGACCTGCCACCGGCGGACGCGCAGCGTCCGACGGACGAGCCGGCCGCGGTGGCCGCGGAGGTCACCGCCGACGAACTGGTTGCGGTGGCGGACACGGCCGACGGACCGGTTGCGGCGGCGGACACGGCGGACGGACCGGTTCCGGTGGTTGTCACGGCCGAGGCGGCCTACGGGGAGGCACAGCTTGCCGGGCCGGTCGCTCCTCAGCCGGTCGTCCAGGTCGTCCAGGTCGTATCGGACCGCAGGCTCCCCGAGTCCCCTGTCCCTGCCGTCCCTGTTGTCCCTGCGGCCCCCGTCTCTGCGGCCTCCGCCGTCCCTGCCGTCGCCGACCTCGGTGCTGTCACGGTCGGCGAGGCTGCCGTGGAGGAACTGCTGGCCGGGGTGCCCAAACCCTCCCGGGGCGGCGACGGGTTCACGCCGGGTTCGCATCCCTCAGGCGCCGGAGGGGTGCCCGTACCGGCTCCGCTGAAGGCCGCCGTGCCGGCCATGGAGATCGTCGCGGCGCAGGCCCCGGCGGCCAGGGACGAGCTGCCGTTCCTGACCGCCATGCTCGGCGTGCCCTACGTGCCGATGCCGTTCGTCAAGCACCGCCGCACCCGCGTCAAATCCTGA